A genomic window from Enoplosus armatus isolate fEnoArm2 chromosome 20, fEnoArm2.hap1, whole genome shotgun sequence includes:
- the LOC139303615 gene encoding hyaluronan-binding protein 2-like, producing the protein MARVCINMVCFIALLLQLCALTVFGEDFYVIAETDDTGAYEYYYDYPTESPAEDLDLTLDDWLYELMDFTDECDPNPCLNGGVCDHAADGGFKCSCPEPYSGKKCQTVKDVCRSVKCGHGSCVVTSTAPFHECKCKPPYKPPNCKKASPCRPSPCLNGGSCMKGPKRSSFQCSCPDGHSGKFCEVGPDDCYQEDGEFYRGMVSVTVEGEECLDWNSYFILQKGGDPFKEYAGFDGIGPHNYCRNPDGDDQPWCFINKNDKLKWNYCKVRKCSGGTHTHTHTHTHTHTHTHTHTHRETTTVPPTIQTIHETDPTPAKPDVTAAQFSQCGSPQPSRSARIFGGKKSLPGAHPWQVSLQTRSRGSSGPFSHICGGILLESCWVLTAAHCIKSGVEMQVVLGGVDIEKDEAYDQVIPVQKAIVHEDYKESPFALHNDVAMLQLKVMDRPYCAIETRFVKTACLPNQPFISGTECVISGWGVTETQKYGTNQLLDARVLLISQDKCKAPHVYGDSLDDSMFCAGNMKGGVDSCQGDSGGPLVCERNGTHYVVGVVSWGDGCGKKYKPGVYANVGRFVDWIAHHLLS; encoded by the exons ATGGCCAGGGTCTGCATCAACATGGTCTGCTTCATAGCTTTGCTCTTACAACTGTGTGCACTCACTGTGTTTGGAGAGGACTTTTAT GTGATCGCAGAAACCGATGACACTGGTG CTTATGAGTATTATTATGATTATCCCACTGAAAGCCCTGCGGAAGATTTGGATTTGACTCTAGATGACTGGTTGTATGAACTCATGGATTTCACAG ACGAGTGTGATCCAAACCCATGTTTGAATGGAGGCGTCTGTGACCACGCTGCTGATGGAGGCTTCAAATGTTCCTGCCCTGAGCCTTACTCAGGAAAGAAGTGTCAGACAG tgaaagatgTTTGCAGGAGTGTGAAATGTGGCCATGGAAGCTGTGTTGTCACATCTACTGCTCCATTCCACGAGTGCAAGTGCAAACCTCCGTACAAACCACCCAACTGCAAGAAAG CTTCTCCCTGCAGGCCCAGTCCTTGTCTGAATGGAGGCTCTTGCATGAAGGGTCCCAAACGCTCCTCCTTCCAGTGCTCTTGCCCTGATGGACACAGTGGAAAGTTCTGTGAAGTTG gaCCAGACGACTGTTACCAAGAGGACGGAGAGTTTTACCGCGGCATGGTGAGTGTGACGGTTGAAGGGGAAGAGTGTCTGGACTGGAACTCCTATTTCATCCTGCAGAAAGGGGGCGACCCCTTCAAAGAGTATGCAGGCTTCGACGGAATTGGACCGCACAATTATTGCAG GAACCCTGATGGAGACGATCAGCCCTGGTGCTTCattaacaaaaatgacaaattaaagtGGAACTATTGTAAAGTTAGGAAATGTTctggaggtacacacacacacacacacacacacacacacacacacacacacacacacacacacacacacagagagacaacaa CAGTTCCACCCACCATACAAACCATCCATGAAACAGATCCAACTCCAGCCAAGCCGGACGTCACTGCTGCCCAGTTCTCCCAATGCGGGAGCCCGCAGCCCAGCCGCTCCGCGAGGATCTTCGGAGGGAAGAAGTCTCTTCCTGGGGCTCATCCTTGGCAGGTATCCCTGCAGACCAGATCCAGAGGCTCCTCCGGGCCCTTCAGCCACATCTGTGGAGGCATCCTCCTCGAGTCCTGCTGGGTACTCACTGCTGCACACTGCAT taaAAGTGGAGTGGAAATGCAGGTGGTGCTGGGAGGAGTGGACATAGAGAAGGATGAAGCATACGATCAGGTCATTCCTGTGCAGAAGGCCATTGTGCATGAGGATTACAAGGAGAGCCCCTTTGCTCTTCATAATGATGTTG CCATGCTTCAGCTGAAAGTCATGGACAGACCGTACTGTGCCATAGAAACCCGCTTTGTAAAGACAGCCTGTCTGCCAAACCAGCCCTTCATCAGCGGGACCGAGTGTGTGATCTCAGGGTGGGGTGTGACTGAAACAC AGAAGTACGGTACCAACCAGCTGCTGGATGCTCGTGTTCTCCTGATCTCCCAGGACAAATGTAAAGCTCCCCACGTTTACGGAGACTCGCTGGATGACAGCATGTTCTGTGCAGGCAACATGAAAGGAGGTGTTGACTCCTGCCAG GGTGACTCTGGCGGCCCTCTGGTGTGTGAGCGTAATGGGACCCACTATGTTGTTGGTGTGGTGAGCTGGGGCGACGGCTGCGGAAAGAAGTACAAGCCTGGCGTCTACGCCAACGTCGGCAGATTTGTGGACTGGATCGCTCATCATTTACTCTCATAA